A genomic window from Salvia splendens isolate huo1 chromosome 11, SspV2, whole genome shotgun sequence includes:
- the LOC121753756 gene encoding E3 ubiquitin-protein ligase MBR2-like has translation MQRGRSAINSFPEPIDLNQGSLPENTSMDHSVENQQSSYILGSTDGNVSRVSTTDGASRSFSGWDRGESSSSANNMQGSFPPSNATGYRNFVTDRPQAMQNLGSNNATMNLNLNDGQAWNHDCHRGSGAVAPHNLYKSGHSAVDQNPTSYASSSNIGTFSGRSSNSSENYDLAGPSFGSWGSSCKRKALEGTSGQFYPGGSSSSNQSTSKNIMQHPAHGSYNTSGSLSISSGPVNLSSTNLVEQVNPSVGVVGMNRVPHSPFPSSSVPGVAESSARHFAVRLNHGRHEPVGFDTPRSSSMRSSGVNASHFSRPIANTDSAELRSSLRLPMNPQNSLTQPHLMPVNEARGTHSYPWNGSLRSRGSSSSSSFTAYGESGHGAPEEINVRSSRRNNLEYPMTVSAPETRNVLPDQIDWSFAPGTSASSRNHPTGSRIGLSSGGRTYSGAWLPHQNPASQNHERLSESFPWIPSHRVEPESVTRRSHFSVLPSMDEAANTSRHHLDQRSAALLMDIQGDDITGRRSLAAVEGRHRLIRQLLNAMRRGVHLQAEDYMLIDPFMNEFAELHDRHRDMRLDVDDMSYEELLALEERIGNVSTGLSEEQIRGSMKQRRHEARGSALPSMEPCCVCQEDYITGEDIGILNCGHEFHTSCIKQWLTLKNLCPICKTTALET, from the exons ATGCAACGGGGGAGAAGTGCCATCAATTCCTTTCCCGAACCAATTGATTTGAACCAAGGATCACTTCCTGAAAACACCTCTATGGATCACTCTGTTGAAAACCAACAGTCCAGTTACATTCTTGGATCTACTGACGGGAATGTTAGTCGCGTTAGTACTACTGATGGTGCTTCTCGGAGTTTTAGTGGTTGGGACCGTGGCGAATCCAGCTCCAGTGCAAACAATATGCAAGGGTCCTTTCCACCGTCAAATGCCACAGGTTACAGGAATTTTGTTACTGACAGACCCCAGGCCATGCAAAACCTCGGCTCAAACAATGCTACCATGAATTTAAATCTGAATGATGGCCAAGCGTGGAATCATGATTGCCACCGAGGTTCTGGAGCTGTTGCACCTCATAATCTGTATAAATCTGGTCATTCAGCGGTGGACCAGAATCCAACTTCATATGCTTCTTCAAGTAACATAGGAACCTTTTCTGGCCGTTCTAGTAATTCCTCAGAAAATTATGATTTAGCAGGCCCATCTTTTGGTTCCTGGGGTTCATCTTGTAAGAGAAAGGCTCTCGAGGGCACTTCTGGACAATTTTACCCTGGTGGAAGTTCGAGCTCGAATCAGTCAACGAGCAAGAACATAATGCAGCATCCAGCTCATGGTAGTTACAATACATCAGGAAGCTTAAGTATATCTTCTGGTCCGGTGAACTTGTCTTCAACGAATCTTGTGGAACAAGTGAATCCAAGTGTTGGGGTTGTTGGTATGAATAGAGTGCCCCACAGCCCTTTTCCCTCTTCAAGTGTTCCGGGAGTGGCAGAAAGCTCGGCTAGACATTTTGCAGTAAGATTGAATCATGGACGCCATGAGCCAGTCGGGTTCGATACACCTAGAAGTTCGTCAATGAGGAGCTCCGGTGTTAACGCTTCCCATTTTTCAAGACCTATCGCAAACACTGATTCTGCCGAATTGAGGTCATCGCTCAGACTACCAATGAACCCACAAAATTCTCTGACTCAACCGCATTTGATGCCTGTAAATGAGGCAAGAGGAACACATTCATACCCTTGGAATGGTTCTTTGAGGTCACGAGGCAGTAGTTCGTCAAGTTCTTTTACAGCCTATGGAGAAAGTGGTCATGGAGCACCCGAGGAAATTAACGTTAGAAGTTCTCGTAGAAATAATCTCGAGTACCCCATGACGGTTTCTGCACCAGAGACAAGAAATGTCCTGCCAGATCAAATCGATTGGAGTTTTGCTCCTGGAACTTCTGCATCTTCTAGGAATCATCCTACTGGTTCACGTATCGGTCTGAGTTCTGGAGGCAGGACCTATTCTGGTGCGTGGTTGCCTCATCAAAACCCGGCATCACAAAATCATGAAAGGTTATCAGAATCTTTTCCTTGGATTCCTTCCCATCGAGTTGAGCCTGAATCTGTGACTCGCAGAAGTCATTTTTCAGTTTTGCCTTCAATGGACGAGGCAGCTAATACTAGTCGACATCATTTAGATCAAAGGTCAGCAGCACTGTTGATGGATATACAAGGCGATGATATTACTGGTCGGCGTTCTTTGGCTGCTGTTGAGGGCAGACATAGACTG ATACGTCAACTCTTGAATGCCATGCGGAGGGGTGTCCACTTACAAGCTGAG GATTATATGCTTATCGATCCTTTTATGAATGAATTTGCTGAGTTGCACGACAGACACAGAGATATGAGGCTTGATGTCGATGATATGTCCTATGAG GAATTATTGGCTTTGGAGGAGCGAATTGGGAACGTGAGCACCGGACTCAGTGAAGAACAAATCAGGGGCTCCATGAAACAGCGCAGGCATGAAGCAAGAGGAAGCGCACTGCCAAGCATGGAGCCGTGCTGTGTATGCCAG GAGGATTACATAACTGGAGAAGACATCGGAATATTGAACTGTGGGCACGAGTTTCACACAAGCTGCATCAAGCAGTGGCTTACGCTGAAGAACCTTTGCCCCATATGTAAAACGACGGCCCTGGAAACTTGA
- the LOC121754159 gene encoding probable indole-3-acetic acid-amido synthetase GH3.1, translated as MAVDSILSSPLGPPACEKDAKALQFIEEMTRNADSVQENVLAQILRRNADTEYLNSFNLDGATDRESFKSKIPMVTYEDLRPFIQRIADGDRSPILSSHPVSEFLTSSGTSAGERKLMPTIKEELDRRQLLYSLLIPVMNLYVNGLDKGKGLYFLFIKSETKTPGGLLARPVLTSYYKSDHFKTRPHDPYNVYTSPNEAILCPDSFQSMYTQMLCGLYDRHQVLRVGAVFASGLLRAIRFLQLNWRQLADDIRTGSLNPKVTDPDILSCMTRILRPDPELADFIVSECSKEKWERIITRIWPNTKYLEVIVTGAMAQYIPTLDYYSGGLPKACTMYASSECYFGLNLNPMSKPSEVSYTIMPNMAYFEFLPHEAAPAAGAQPPQLVDLADVEVGKEYELVITTYAGLYRYHVGDILRVTGFHNAAPQFQFVRRKNVLLSIDSDKTDEAELQAAVESASRLLKGYDTSVVEYTSYADTATIPGHYVVYWELLAREPTAGPTGEVMERCCLEMEECLNSVYRQCRVADGSIGALEIRVVRNGTFEELMDYAISRGASINQYKVPRCVSFTPITELLDSRVVSTHFSPSLPHWAPDRRRC; from the exons ATGGCGGTTGACTCGATTTTGTCGTCTCCATTGGGCCCTCCGGCATGCGAAAAGGACGCAAAGGCCCTTCAGTTCATCGAGGAGATGACTCGCAACGCCGACTCCGTTCAGGAAAATGTGCTGGCGCAGATCCTTCGCCGGAACGCCGACACCGAGTATCTAAATAGCTTCAATCTCGACGGAGCCACGGATCGTGAATCCTTCAAATCCAAAATCCCCATGGTCACCTACGAAGATCTCCGGCCCTTCATCCAGAGAATCGCCGACGGCGACCGCTCCCCCATTCTCTCTTCTCACCCCGTCTCCGAATTTCTCACTAG CTCTGGAACTTCAGCTGGTGAGAGAAAACTGATGCCGACGATCAAAGAGGAATTGGACCGTCGCCAGCTTCTGTACAGCCTTCTCATTCCGGTTATGAACCT ATACGTGAATGGACTGGACAAGGGGAAAGGGCTCTACTTCCTGTTCATCAAGTCGGAGACAAAGACACCGGGTGGGCTCCTGGCCCGACCCGTCCTCACCAGCTACTACAAAAGCGACCACTTCAAGACCCGGCCCCACGACCCGTACAACGTCTACACCAGCCCCAACGAGGCCATCCTCTGCCCTGACTCCTTCCAGAGCATGTACACCCAGATGCTCTGCGGCCTCTACGACCGCCACCAGGTCCTCCGAGTCGGCGCTGTCTTCGCCTCCGGCCTCCTCCGCGCCATCCGCTTCCTCCAGCTCAACTGGCGCCAGCTCGCCGACGACATCCGGACCGGGTCACTAAACCCCAAAGTCACCGACCCGGATATCCTCTCATGCATGACCCGGATCCTCCGACCCGACCCGGAACTCGCCGATTTCATAGTTTCGGAGTGCTCCAAGGAGAAATGGGAGAGAATCATCACCAGAATCTGGCCCAACACAAAATATCTCGAAGTCATCGTCACCGGAGCCATGGCGCAGTACATTCCGACGCTTGATTATTACAGCGGAGGCCTTCCGAAGGCGTGCACGATGTACGCGTCCTCGGAGTGCTACTTCGGCCTCAATCTCAACCCGATGTCTAAGCCTTCCGAGGTTTCTTATACCATCATGCCAAACATGGCCTACTTCGAGTTCCTGCCACACGAGGCGGCGCCAGCGGCGGGGGCGCAGCCCCCGCAGCTGGTTGATCTTGCTGACGTGGAGGTGGGGAAGGAGTACGAGCTTGTGATAACGACGTACGCGGGGCTGTACCGCTACCACGTGGGCGATATCCTCCGCGTGACGGGGTTCCACAACGCGGCGCCGCAGTTTCAGTTCGTGAGGCGGAAGAACGTGCTGCTGAGCATAGACTCGGACAAGACGGACGAGGCGGAGCTGCAGGCTGCGGTGGAGAGCGCGTCTCGTCTCTTGAAAGGGTACGACACGAGCGTGGTGGAGTACACGAGCTACGCGGACACGGCGACGATCCCGGGGCACTACGTGGTGTACTGGGAGCTCCTGGCGAGGGAGCCCACCGCGGGGCCCACGGGGGAGGTGATGGAGAGGTGCTGCCTGGAGATGGAGGAGTGCCTGAACTCGGTGTACAGGCAGTGCAGGGTGGCGGACGGGTCAATCGGGGCGCTGGAGATCCGGGTGGTGCGGAACGGGACGTTCGAGGAGCTCATGGACTACGCCATCTCCCGCGGCGCGTCGATCAACCAGTACAAGGTGCCGAGGTGCGTGAGCTTCACGCCCATCACGGAGCTGCTCGACTCGCGGGTGGTGTCCACGCACTTCAGCCCTTCCTTGCCACACTGGGCCCCAGACCGCCGTCGCTGCTAG